The proteins below come from a single Tenuifilum thalassicum genomic window:
- a CDS encoding reverse transcriptase family protein yields the protein MKVDKVHIEQLRKQFAEMQSKDDLLKLLNNAKKMLYGENSMPFQKKSLTYYANPDLCKKRYQTFTIKKKSGEDRIIHSPVSGLKSILRVLNFVLQCIYEPHKAATGFVLNKSIVDNAKKHLGQNYVYNIDLKDFFHSFDRNRVKIGFMYEPFNLKGDKESLAFLLACLCTHPLEVDGEIKTVLPQGSPTSPTLTNILCKKLDRRLTGLAKRFGATYTRYADDITFSSLHNIYKDDDFIKELKRIIEEDQKLVINPNKTRLQKAGYRQEATGLIVNEKVNVHRRYIKQIRMWLYYWEKYGYEKAEQIFKRDYIADKGHVKNMNAHLVNVLDGKLEFLKMVKGFKDSTYQGLKKRFDRLTKSENPIENNEIIEQNRTQEHLNVLSEDKKAIFHDPKLVINKLEQFTSDPIMKWLTHFWDTSPDINSESNSSTENYFKAVNSRYEEFVFLQKYNANLWWNVIYPFVFQKKISTNKEGKEIPFKWGKYGIKIGWQYPDSVINWIVENYDNKPHALKKTPFEMSISDDLVSAEANQKYRLMYGKEIRFFGDIINLFKREIAFREETRDFYYEINNLVLQELREFKVSGLETLKYESFTVYTVPVLKAIRRIFRMIQTRTENREVEISCNRLSNQNLILLKIIHIGSHPLKNSEHSKFMKPSGDLEEVIKPLISICDFEVAAHFTDGDFVLKYLYPNVKISHENSQFHIAEIKKEDCIVKGFTYILKFYLP from the coding sequence ATGAAAGTAGATAAAGTTCACATAGAGCAATTAAGAAAGCAATTTGCAGAAATGCAAAGCAAAGACGATTTATTGAAGTTGCTTAACAATGCAAAAAAAATGCTTTATGGTGAAAATAGCATGCCTTTTCAAAAAAAGTCCTTGACTTATTATGCGAATCCTGACCTGTGTAAAAAACGTTATCAGACTTTTACCATAAAGAAAAAGTCTGGTGAAGACAGGATAATTCATTCACCAGTAAGTGGGTTAAAGTCTATTCTTCGGGTTCTCAATTTTGTACTGCAGTGTATTTATGAACCGCATAAAGCCGCTACAGGATTTGTTTTGAATAAATCAATTGTCGATAATGCAAAAAAACATTTAGGGCAAAATTATGTCTATAATATTGATTTAAAAGATTTTTTTCATTCATTTGACCGAAATAGGGTGAAGATAGGTTTTATGTATGAGCCATTTAACCTAAAAGGAGACAAAGAATCTTTGGCTTTTCTATTAGCATGTCTTTGCACTCATCCATTAGAAGTAGATGGAGAAATAAAAACAGTACTTCCTCAGGGTAGCCCTACATCGCCAACTTTAACAAATATTCTTTGCAAAAAACTTGATCGCAGACTAACCGGACTTGCCAAGCGATTTGGTGCGACATATACTAGATATGCAGATGACATAACCTTTTCTTCACTTCACAATATTTATAAAGATGATGATTTTATCAAGGAGCTAAAGCGAATTATTGAAGAAGATCAAAAACTTGTCATCAACCCTAATAAAACACGTTTACAAAAAGCGGGTTATCGCCAGGAAGCAACAGGATTGATTGTAAACGAAAAGGTAAATGTCCACAGGAGGTATATAAAGCAAATCCGTATGTGGCTGTACTATTGGGAAAAGTATGGCTATGAAAAAGCGGAACAGATTTTTAAACGGGATTACATTGCCGATAAAGGGCATGTGAAAAACATGAATGCACATTTGGTGAATGTGTTGGACGGGAAATTGGAATTCCTGAAGATGGTGAAGGGATTCAAGGATTCAACCTATCAAGGGCTGAAGAAGAGGTTTGATAGATTGACTAAATCTGAAAATCCTATTGAAAATAATGAGATAATAGAACAAAACAGAACCCAAGAACACCTTAATGTGCTGTCAGAAGATAAAAAAGCAATATTTCACGACCCAAAATTAGTCATCAATAAACTTGAGCAGTTTACTTCAGATCCAATTATGAAATGGCTTACACATTTTTGGGATACTTCTCCCGATATCAATTCCGAAAGTAATTCATCTACAGAAAATTATTTTAAAGCTGTTAATTCACGATATGAAGAGTTTGTCTTTCTTCAGAAATATAATGCCAATCTTTGGTGGAATGTAATTTACCCATTTGTATTTCAAAAAAAAATATCAACAAATAAAGAAGGGAAGGAAATTCCATTTAAATGGGGAAAATATGGTATAAAAATCGGTTGGCAATACCCAGATAGTGTTATTAATTGGATAGTGGAAAATTATGACAATAAACCACATGCTTTAAAAAAGACACCTTTTGAAATGTCTATTTCTGATGATTTAGTATCGGCAGAAGCCAATCAAAAATATAGGTTAATGTATGGCAAGGAAATTAGATTCTTTGGAGATATTATTAATCTGTTTAAAAGAGAAATTGCATTTAGAGAAGAAACAAGAGATTTTTATTATGAAATAAATAATCTTGTATTGCAGGAATTAAGAGAATTCAAGGTGAGTGGTCTTGAAACTCTAAAGTATGAGTCGTTTACAGTTTACACCGTGCCTGTATTAAAAGCCATAAGACGGATTTTCCGAATGATACAAACAAGAACAGAAAACCGTGAAGTTGAGATTTCATGTAATCGATTATCTAACCAGAATTTGATTTTATTAAAAATAATTCACATAGGCTCACACCCTCTTAAAAATTCAGAGCACTCTAAATTCATGAAGCCTAGTGGTGATTTGGAAGAGGTAATTAAACCCCTCATAAGTATTTGTGATTTTGAAGTGGCAGCTCATTTTACTGATGGTGATTTTGTGTTAAAATATTTATACCCTAATGTTAAAATATCTCATGAAAACAGCCAATTCCATATTGCCGAAATAAAAAAGGAAGATTGCATAGTTAAAGGCTTTACCTACATATTAAAATTCTATTTACCATGA
- a CDS encoding TetR/AcrR family transcriptional regulator has protein sequence MSVKEQVLEGALELFKKMGIRAVTMDMLAVHLGMSKRTIYENFKNKDEIVEACVRIENEKMKAMAQEILQRSEHYIETYIMFMWAHINRLRGVNPLFMHDLKRIYPKTISRQAGEFDHYMRDKMVEFIEKGKKDKLFRAEVNPQIVANVVFEFSKLLRNRFETGNNTLSSFPLAEVFEHMAINFIRGLSTVKGIERVEYYYNKHKSSI, from the coding sequence ATGAGCGTAAAAGAGCAAGTTCTCGAGGGTGCGTTGGAGCTATTCAAGAAAATGGGTATACGTGCCGTTACAATGGATATGCTGGCCGTGCATTTGGGCATGTCAAAGCGAACCATCTACGAGAACTTTAAAAACAAGGACGAGATTGTTGAGGCTTGTGTGCGCATTGAGAATGAGAAAATGAAAGCAATGGCACAGGAGATTCTTCAAAGGAGCGAGCATTACATCGAAACCTATATCATGTTTATGTGGGCCCATATCAATAGGCTTCGAGGTGTAAACCCGCTTTTCATGCACGACCTAAAAAGGATTTATCCCAAAACAATTAGCAGGCAGGCAGGTGAGTTCGACCATTATATGCGCGATAAAATGGTTGAATTCATTGAGAAGGGGAAAAAGGATAAGCTCTTTAGGGCGGAGGTAAACCCTCAGATTGTGGCAAATGTGGTATTTGAATTCTCAAAGCTGCTTCGAAATCGATTTGAAACCGGGAACAATACCCTTAGCAGCTTTCCGTTGGCCGAGGTGTTTGAGCACATGGCAATCAACTTTATTCGGGGGCTATCAACCGTTAAGGGAATTGAGCGCGTTGAGTATTACTACAATAAACATAAGTCGTCGATATAA
- a CDS encoding TolC family protein, giving the protein MHRLLLLFTVTGGIFLTGSRGYAQPDTLRLSVAQAVDLAVQQNLMQKVSELELQKKQEKVKEYMAALYPTIKASGSYTRNLKLPVIFMPAGSPFGPTLTIGSDNSYSASVSASMPLFVYNIFESIKLGQKDVAISQEKLRESKIDLAANIKKTYYNILLLKNSLNVINQSYKNALANLENIKKLNERGMVSDYDLIRIKVQVDNLYPNVLQAENTYKNLLNVLKVLLNIDVETPVVLNEDEIGEYSFTNLVLPDSSWVNNNTSLRQLSLTSEMLKIQEKMAKGANYPSLVAIGNYQYQTQANDFKFGDYRWVPTSMVGLQLNIPIFSGFSVRRQLNQVRISQKQIELQKEFTLNNLTAQVHNAINAVNTAASKVIAAQSNIEMAQKGYDIAKTRYNTGQSTLLELNDAENALLQARLNLIQAQMEYLIAKIDYEKIVGEVI; this is encoded by the coding sequence ATGCACAGATTATTGCTTTTATTTACTGTTACGGGTGGTATCTTCCTTACGGGGAGTAGGGGATACGCCCAACCCGATACCCTGCGATTATCGGTTGCGCAGGCTGTTGACCTTGCCGTTCAGCAAAACCTAATGCAAAAGGTTTCAGAGCTTGAGCTACAAAAGAAACAGGAAAAGGTTAAGGAGTACATGGCGGCTCTTTACCCTACCATTAAGGCCTCGGGTAGCTATACCCGTAACCTTAAGCTCCCTGTTATCTTTATGCCGGCAGGCTCACCTTTTGGTCCTACACTAACTATCGGCTCCGATAATAGCTACTCGGCTTCGGTTAGCGCTTCGATGCCTCTGTTCGTTTACAACATTTTTGAATCGATAAAGTTAGGGCAAAAGGATGTGGCGATTAGCCAGGAGAAGCTTCGCGAGAGCAAAATCGACCTCGCTGCTAATATTAAGAAAACCTACTACAACATCCTACTTCTTAAGAATAGCCTAAACGTAATAAACCAAAGCTATAAAAATGCTCTTGCCAACCTGGAGAATATCAAAAAGCTTAATGAGAGGGGGATGGTTTCCGATTACGACCTGATCCGAATTAAAGTTCAGGTCGATAATTTATATCCCAACGTTCTACAAGCCGAGAATACCTATAAAAATCTTTTAAATGTACTTAAGGTCCTATTGAACATTGATGTTGAAACTCCTGTTGTTTTAAACGAGGATGAAATAGGCGAGTATAGTTTCACAAACCTAGTTCTACCTGATAGTAGCTGGGTGAATAATAACACCAGCCTCCGACAGCTCTCATTAACTAGCGAGATGCTTAAAATTCAGGAGAAGATGGCAAAGGGTGCAAATTACCCTTCGCTGGTTGCTATAGGAAACTACCAGTATCAAACACAAGCAAATGATTTTAAATTTGGCGATTACCGATGGGTTCCTACATCAATGGTTGGACTACAGCTAAACATTCCTATTTTTTCGGGATTTTCGGTACGCCGACAGCTAAACCAGGTAAGAATTAGCCAAAAACAAATCGAACTACAAAAGGAGTTTACTTTAAACAACCTTACCGCTCAGGTACACAATGCAATTAATGCTGTTAATACGGCTGCTAGTAAGGTAATTGCTGCCCAAAGCAATATTGAAATGGCTCAAAAAGGTTACGATATTGCTAAAACAAGGTATAATACGGGACAATCCACTTTGCTTGAGCTAAACGATGCTGAAAATGCTTTGCTTCAAGCTCGATTAAACCTAATTCAGGCCCAAATGGAATACCTGATTGCTAAAATCGATTACGAGAAGATTGTTGGTGAAGTGATATAG
- a CDS encoding efflux RND transporter periplasmic adaptor subunit translates to MRTVRKFKLLTLLGLAAILWACGGNKAEVKQNSAPNEVKVVAQVVKSTPIVRTLRLPATIQAYKENHLAPATAGRVENVLVDVGDAVKRGQTVAILDRTNYQQAKIQFDKLKIDLLRADSLLKVGAIPQQQYDAVKMQYDIAKNNLEFLDENTTLRSPIDGVITGKYINDGELFAMSPVPGVGKPAVVSIMQLNKLKLLVGISSSYLPKVKTGMEVAIETEVYPNTKFRGVIEKVYPTIDNLTKNFTVEVVVSNSDMKLRPGMFATAIIRLGKGEAVLVPSFAVMKQSGTNERYAFVVKDGKAERRTVEVGEVFDDQIEIVKGIAPGEEIIVEGQTNVSDGQPVANKDN, encoded by the coding sequence ATGAGAACAGTTCGAAAATTTAAATTGTTAACGCTGCTAGGCTTAGCGGCTATCCTATGGGCTTGCGGAGGAAATAAAGCTGAAGTAAAGCAGAATTCCGCACCCAATGAGGTAAAAGTAGTAGCACAGGTGGTAAAGTCTACCCCTATCGTTCGAACCTTGCGTTTGCCCGCCACCATTCAAGCTTACAAGGAAAATCATTTGGCACCGGCCACAGCCGGCAGGGTTGAAAATGTTCTTGTTGATGTTGGCGATGCCGTTAAGCGAGGTCAGACAGTGGCAATTCTTGATCGAACTAACTACCAGCAGGCAAAGATTCAGTTCGATAAGCTAAAAATTGATCTTCTGCGTGCCGACTCGTTGCTAAAAGTTGGTGCAATTCCCCAGCAACAGTACGATGCGGTTAAAATGCAGTACGACATAGCAAAGAATAATCTGGAGTTTCTCGACGAGAATACAACCCTAAGATCTCCAATCGATGGGGTTATTACAGGAAAGTACATAAACGATGGCGAGCTTTTTGCCATGTCGCCCGTACCGGGTGTAGGCAAACCTGCAGTTGTTTCAATCATGCAGCTCAATAAGCTTAAGCTGCTTGTAGGTATATCGTCGAGCTATTTGCCTAAAGTGAAAACGGGAATGGAGGTGGCCATTGAAACCGAAGTGTATCCTAACACAAAGTTTAGAGGCGTAATCGAAAAGGTATACCCAACCATCGATAATTTGACCAAGAATTTTACCGTTGAGGTGGTTGTATCGAATAGCGATATGAAGCTTCGTCCGGGAATGTTTGCAACGGCAATCATTCGACTGGGTAAAGGAGAAGCTGTGCTCGTTCCGTCGTTTGCAGTTATGAAACAATCGGGCACAAATGAACGGTATGCCTTTGTTGTGAAAGATGGAAAAGCAGAACGTCGTACTGTTGAGGTTGGCGAGGTGTTCGACGACCAGATTGAGATTGTAAAGGGTATTGCTCCCGGAGAGGAGATTATAGTTGAAGGCCAAACCAACGTTTCCGATGGTCAGCCCGTAGCTAATAAGGATAACTAA
- a CDS encoding efflux RND transporter permease subunit yields MSLYSKAVKNPITTLMVFIGVIVMGIYSLFYIPVDLMPDMDIPSISVITYYPGANAEDIEVNVTKPLENQLNALQNLKKVTSASKDNISFITCEFEYGTNLDEASNNIRDAISLAEKALPDGCEKPSIFKFSSSMIPVVIWGIQANESYAALEKIVDERIVERLSRIDGVGAVSIIGKPIRIIDVKVDPRKLDSYNLTLEQVGNAIGAENLSLPAGRIEVGRMEFPVRTNGEFKSSDIVKNLVVANNGGRLVYLRDVATVKDTLKHVLIDERIDGKKGVRLMVQKQSGANTVQIAREVTQRMEELKKELPADVKVVKILDTSDFIKSSINNLSETLIYALVFVALVVFVFLGRWRSTFIILLTIPVSLIGAFIYLYISGNSINIVSLSALAIAIGMVVDDAIVVLENITTHIERGSSPMEAAVFATREVGLAVIATTLVIVAVFFPLTLVGGLTGVFFRQLGWIVTITVSLSTLAALSLTPMLSSKILKGRSFYKHRRNRFLEVINRFWGRFDDIYVKGLSWVLKHKSLTLFLAAAIFVGSLGLVKFIGKEFTPAQDNSRISVYMEIPQGMRIDEAKSLARDFEQKVFAKYPEVRLISTTIGTDEGGSLISAFQKAASYIINYSFMLTNPDERNRSIFEISDSLRKDIASYTQLTSSYVDPGSTRNAMSSAFSGGGGANFEVKVFGYDINQTNYIAEQIVSTLKNEKGFKDITVSRDKERMELQVIPDREKLAQLGLNTAMLATAVRNRVYGLTATKYREEGYEYDVILKYNDKNLSSVSDIENITFKGPMGNMVRVGDIAQIKQVYNTPNIEHENKIRVVKITAGLSGLDLGSASNIVNEKLATLDLPKNVIVEIGGAAKDMADTFKDIALLFVLILILTYIVMASQFESLREPFIIMFSVPFAITGVFIALWATGSTINLISGIAIVMLVGIAVKNSIVLVDFINLLVDRGRSVTQAILEGGKSRLRPILMTSFTTLLGMLPMALSTGEGSETWRPLGISIVGGLFFSMMISLVIVPVIYALFANARIKRERKKLLASGGGELSFEV; encoded by the coding sequence ATGAGCTTGTATAGTAAAGCGGTTAAGAACCCTATAACAACTCTGATGGTTTTCATCGGAGTTATTGTGATGGGGATATACTCGTTATTCTACATCCCTGTTGACCTGATGCCCGACATGGATATACCCAGCATTAGCGTTATAACATACTATCCCGGAGCTAATGCCGAAGATATTGAGGTGAACGTTACCAAACCTTTGGAGAATCAGCTTAATGCATTGCAGAACCTGAAAAAGGTAACATCGGCAAGTAAGGATAACATTTCGTTCATCACGTGTGAGTTTGAGTATGGCACAAACCTCGACGAGGCCAGTAACAACATTCGCGATGCGATTAGCTTAGCCGAAAAGGCTTTGCCCGATGGATGTGAAAAACCATCAATCTTTAAGTTCAGCTCATCGATGATACCCGTTGTGATTTGGGGTATTCAGGCCAATGAGAGCTACGCTGCTCTCGAAAAGATAGTTGATGAGCGTATTGTTGAACGCTTAAGCAGGATCGACGGTGTGGGTGCCGTTAGCATTATCGGAAAGCCAATTCGAATCATAGATGTAAAGGTTGACCCTCGTAAGCTCGATTCCTATAACCTGACCCTCGAACAGGTGGGAAATGCGATTGGCGCCGAAAACCTGTCGCTTCCCGCAGGTAGAATTGAGGTGGGACGAATGGAGTTCCCTGTTCGTACCAACGGGGAGTTTAAGAGTAGCGATATTGTGAAAAACCTGGTGGTGGCCAATAATGGGGGCAGGCTGGTTTACCTCCGCGATGTGGCAACCGTAAAGGATACCCTAAAACATGTTCTTATCGATGAGCGAATCGATGGTAAAAAAGGGGTGAGGCTTATGGTTCAAAAACAGAGCGGTGCCAATACCGTTCAGATTGCCAGGGAGGTTACCCAAAGAATGGAGGAGCTCAAAAAAGAGCTTCCCGCCGATGTGAAAGTGGTAAAGATTCTTGACACCTCCGACTTTATTAAAAGCTCCATAAACAACCTTTCCGAAACCCTTATCTACGCACTGGTTTTTGTTGCTCTTGTGGTTTTCGTATTTTTGGGTCGTTGGCGTTCAACATTCATAATTCTGCTCACCATTCCTGTATCGCTGATTGGAGCGTTCATCTATCTTTACATTTCGGGTAACTCTATCAATATTGTTTCCTTATCGGCCCTTGCCATTGCAATTGGTATGGTAGTTGACGATGCCATTGTTGTGCTCGAAAATATTACAACGCACATTGAGCGGGGTAGTAGCCCTATGGAAGCCGCTGTATTCGCAACACGCGAGGTGGGTTTAGCGGTAATTGCTACCACGCTGGTAATTGTTGCTGTTTTCTTCCCCCTCACTTTGGTAGGTGGCTTGACAGGCGTATTTTTCCGACAGCTTGGCTGGATTGTAACCATAACCGTTTCATTATCAACTCTTGCTGCTCTTTCTTTAACACCAATGCTTTCTTCAAAAATACTTAAGGGGAGATCGTTTTATAAACATCGTCGGAACAGATTTCTTGAGGTTATTAACCGTTTCTGGGGGCGTTTTGATGATATATATGTTAAAGGTTTATCTTGGGTGTTAAAGCATAAATCATTGACTTTGTTTTTAGCCGCTGCAATTTTTGTTGGAAGCTTAGGTTTGGTTAAATTCATTGGTAAGGAGTTTACACCTGCTCAGGATAATAGCCGAATAAGTGTTTACATGGAGATTCCCCAAGGAATGCGTATAGATGAGGCAAAATCGTTGGCCAGGGACTTTGAGCAAAAGGTTTTTGCCAAGTACCCTGAGGTCAGACTCATTTCAACCACTATCGGAACCGACGAGGGGGGATCGCTTATAAGCGCATTTCAAAAAGCCGCTTCCTACATCATTAACTATAGCTTTATGCTCACCAATCCCGATGAGCGTAATCGAAGCATCTTTGAGATCTCCGACAGCTTACGTAAGGATATTGCTAGTTACACCCAGCTCACCTCGTCGTATGTCGACCCGGGTTCAACGCGAAACGCCATGTCTTCGGCTTTTAGCGGGGGCGGTGGCGCAAACTTTGAGGTTAAGGTTTTTGGGTACGACATAAACCAGACAAACTATATAGCCGAGCAGATTGTTTCCACGCTTAAAAACGAAAAGGGTTTTAAGGATATAACGGTTAGCCGCGATAAGGAGCGTATGGAGCTGCAGGTGATACCCGATAGGGAAAAGTTGGCACAGCTTGGTTTAAACACTGCCATGCTTGCTACTGCTGTTCGTAACAGGGTTTACGGCTTAACCGCTACCAAGTATCGCGAGGAGGGATATGAGTACGATGTAATTCTAAAGTACAACGACAAAAACCTTTCGTCGGTTAGCGATATTGAGAACATAACCTTTAAGGGGCCCATGGGCAATATGGTTCGTGTTGGTGATATTGCCCAAATTAAGCAGGTATATAATACGCCTAACATCGAGCATGAGAACAAAATTAGGGTGGTGAAAATCACGGCAGGTCTTTCGGGACTTGATCTTGGTTCAGCCTCAAATATTGTGAATGAGAAGCTGGCAACCCTGGATCTTCCAAAGAATGTTATTGTTGAGATTGGCGGTGCAGCCAAGGATATGGCCGATACTTTTAAAGATATCGCTCTGCTATTTGTGCTAATCCTCATCTTAACCTATATTGTTATGGCTTCGCAGTTTGAATCGCTACGTGAGCCTTTCATCATCATGTTCTCAGTTCCCTTTGCTATTACCGGTGTTTTCATTGCCCTATGGGCAACAGGTTCAACCATAAACCTGATTTCAGGTATAGCCATTGTGATGCTTGTTGGTATCGCTGTAAAGAACTCCATTGTGCTGGTCGATTTCATCAACCTCCTGGTTGATAGAGGGCGTTCGGTTACCCAGGCAATTCTTGAGGGAGGCAAATCGCGTTTGCGTCCTATACTCATGACTTCGTTCACAACCCTTTTAGGCATGCTACCCATGGCACTTTCAACAGGCGAAGGCTCAGAGACCTGGCGCCCGCTTGGCATATCGATAGTTGGCGGATTATTCTTTTCCATGATGATTTCGCTGGTTATTGTACCGGTTATCTATGCTCTTTTTGCTAATGCTCGCATTAAGCGTGAGCGCAAAAAGCTTCTGGCATCGGGTGGTGGAGAATTATCGTTTGAGGTTTAA
- a CDS encoding PG0541 family transporter-associated protein — MKAVFIAYNQALSEKVDNALKVSGIKGYSKWADMLGAGTEKGEPHLGTHTWPSMNSGILTIIDDDKVDKLLSIINQINQVAEEQGIHAFVWNIERMV, encoded by the coding sequence ATGAAAGCAGTTTTTATAGCATACAATCAGGCTTTATCTGAAAAGGTTGATAATGCGCTAAAGGTTTCAGGCATTAAAGGGTATAGCAAATGGGCCGATATGCTTGGAGCAGGAACCGAAAAGGGAGAGCCTCATTTAGGAACACATACCTGGCCATCAATGAACTCGGGCATACTTACCATCATTGATGATGATAAGGTTGATAAGCTTCTGTCAATTATCAACCAAATTAACCAGGTAGCCGAGGAGCAAGGCATTCATGCCTTTGTCTGGAACATTGAGAGGATGGTTTAA
- a CDS encoding TolC family protein, translating into MKYLIIACLVFWSLLLHAQVKPYTFEECVEYALENGTDIKRSQNNLELQEAYLNQSKASRLPNLQLGVNQQFEKTSIYDNSTGTWGKNDYTSLNASIGSKMTIYNGGKIKNLINQSKNNAESAQYSLVAAKEQISLEVLSAFIDVLYAKENLQNKRLQLEESEKQYEYAKAKYEAGTLSRTDFLNVKSQVATDKTNLAEAESNYRMMLVSLMQVINMPVQDDFTIVQPDVDSIVSQNITTNPEDVYSIALEQQPNIKAAALNLKSAEVGVEIAKAQALPNLSLSAGLGTSFNSEFSAVDFGNQLTNRINPYVGISLSIPVFQQKQAKTSVKVARIQSKDIALELMEIKNNLRKSIEQACSSYQTAQTNFMALQEALEAEQESYNLASEKFAQGMVNSFDLLLSKNNLVKIRNKFIQAKYNLVLQKKIIEYYLGEQIKL; encoded by the coding sequence ATGAAATACTTGATTATAGCATGCCTGGTCTTTTGGTCGTTATTGCTTCATGCACAGGTAAAACCGTACACTTTTGAGGAGTGTGTTGAGTATGCTTTAGAGAATGGAACGGATATTAAGCGTTCACAGAACAACCTTGAGCTCCAGGAGGCATATTTAAACCAGTCCAAAGCTTCACGTCTCCCAAATCTGCAGCTTGGAGTAAACCAACAATTTGAAAAAACCAGCATTTATGACAATAGCACCGGTACTTGGGGCAAAAATGATTATACATCATTAAACGCGTCGATTGGCTCCAAAATGACAATCTACAATGGTGGAAAGATTAAAAATCTTATTAATCAGAGTAAAAATAATGCAGAATCGGCCCAATATAGTTTGGTAGCAGCAAAAGAACAGATAAGCCTCGAGGTTTTATCGGCATTTATCGATGTACTTTATGCAAAGGAAAACTTGCAGAATAAAAGGTTGCAACTTGAGGAAAGTGAAAAGCAGTACGAGTATGCCAAAGCTAAATACGAAGCCGGAACTCTGTCGCGTACAGACTTCCTTAATGTGAAATCACAGGTTGCAACGGATAAGACCAATCTGGCCGAGGCAGAAAGTAATTACAGGATGATGCTTGTTAGCTTGATGCAGGTGATTAACATGCCTGTTCAAGATGATTTTACCATTGTTCAACCTGATGTGGATAGTATAGTTAGTCAGAATATTACGACCAATCCTGAGGATGTTTATAGTATAGCGCTAGAACAGCAACCTAATATTAAAGCGGCTGCGCTTAATTTAAAGAGCGCTGAAGTAGGGGTTGAAATTGCTAAAGCTCAAGCATTGCCAAACCTATCATTAAGTGCCGGCCTAGGTACGAGTTTCAACTCGGAGTTTAGCGCTGTCGATTTCGGAAATCAGCTTACCAATAGAATAAATCCTTATGTTGGTATTAGCCTATCCATCCCAGTATTCCAGCAGAAGCAGGCAAAAACCAGTGTAAAAGTAGCACGAATACAGAGTAAAGACATAGCACTTGAATTGATGGAGATAAAAAATAACCTGAGAAAGAGCATCGAGCAGGCTTGTTCCAGCTACCAAACAGCTCAAACTAATTTCATGGCCTTGCAGGAGGCATTGGAAGCTGAACAAGAATCGTACAATTTGGCTAGTGAGAAGTTCGCTCAAGGAATGGTTAATTCTTTTGATTTGCTTTTGTCGAAAAATAACCTGGTTAAGATTCGGAATAAGTTTATTCAGGCCAAATATAACCTGGTACTTCAGAAAAAAATCATTGAGTACTACTTAGGAGAACAAATAAAACTTTAA